A genomic segment from Bacillus cereus G9842 encodes:
- a CDS encoding S8 family peptidase, producing MKNFKGMLISSLAITTFAGVGTTFVTNTVHAANNDSSKIQVRSNKSINTTTGSRGPVLSVNPYDEPRFSRQGYLEEAPLGINAPYAWGIKGGNGQGATFVDLEEGWLLNHEDLVGQNIEFMSGKMSNDLSHGTSVLGVVSAADNGIGNIGIAPKAKAKVISVIRDNGRIDVRDAILSAVDSLQAGDVLLIEESFKYDGYGDDPLPVEVYPSIFNAIRKGTDKGIIIVEAAGNGGIDLDEFKDRNGKQILNRNSPDFKDSGSIIVGASTARVPHKRLAFSNYGSRIDVYGWGEYVDTLDTYQNQNSKGQKITDQNIINRYTPNFRGTSSASPIIAGAAVSIQGIAKEHLGKAYSPKELRAILSNPNTGTKSNNPSSDKIGVLPDLRAILSNLGYNSDLTTNDPMVFPDNIEKNEGKENSTFVFPGEETKRTGDKNSTVTFPEEDLKQEEKEEGLIVFPD from the coding sequence ATGAAAAATTTTAAGGGTATGTTGATATCATCACTTGCAATTACAACTTTTGCTGGGGTAGGTACGACATTTGTAACAAATACAGTACATGCTGCTAATAACGATTCTAGTAAAATACAAGTTCGTTCTAATAAGAGTATAAACACAACAACTGGCTCGAGAGGGCCTGTATTATCAGTCAATCCTTATGATGAACCTAGATTTTCGAGACAGGGATATCTTGAAGAGGCACCTTTAGGAATTAATGCTCCTTATGCTTGGGGAATTAAAGGAGGAAATGGTCAGGGAGCAACTTTTGTAGATTTGGAAGAAGGCTGGTTATTAAATCATGAAGATTTAGTCGGTCAAAATATTGAATTTATGTCTGGAAAAATGAGTAATGATCTTTCTCACGGTACTTCAGTTCTAGGTGTTGTTTCTGCAGCTGACAATGGAATTGGGAACATTGGGATTGCACCAAAAGCAAAGGCAAAAGTAATTTCAGTGATCCGAGATAATGGGAGAATCGATGTAAGAGATGCTATTTTAAGTGCCGTAGATTCTTTACAGGCTGGAGATGTTTTATTAATTGAAGAATCCTTTAAATATGATGGATATGGAGATGACCCTTTACCAGTCGAAGTGTATCCTAGTATATTTAACGCAATTCGCAAAGGGACAGATAAAGGCATTATTATTGTAGAAGCAGCTGGTAATGGTGGGATTGATTTAGATGAATTTAAAGACCGTAATGGTAAACAGATTTTAAATCGAAATAGTCCAGACTTTAAAGATTCAGGATCTATTATAGTTGGAGCATCTACTGCAAGAGTTCCTCATAAACGTTTAGCTTTCTCTAACTATGGTAGTAGAATTGATGTATATGGTTGGGGAGAATATGTTGATACATTAGATACATATCAAAATCAAAATAGTAAAGGACAAAAAATTACAGATCAGAACATAATTAATCGTTATACTCCTAATTTCCGTGGTACTTCTAGCGCTTCGCCTATAATTGCTGGGGCTGCTGTATCGATTCAAGGGATTGCTAAAGAACATTTAGGTAAGGCATATTCACCAAAAGAATTGAGAGCAATTTTAAGTAATCCAAATACAGGCACAAAGTCTAATAACCCATCATCTGATAAAATAGGGGTTTTACCAGATTTAAGGGCGATTTTGTCTAACCTTGGATATAATAGTGATTTGACTACCAATGATCCTATGGTATTTCCAGATAACATAGAAAAAAATGAAGGAAAAGAAAATTCAACTTTCGTATTTCCAGGTGAAGAAACAAAAAGAACAGGTGATAAAAATTCAACTGTAACCTTCCCAGAAGAAGATTTAAAACAAGAGGAAAAAGAAGAGGGATTAATTGTTTTTCCTGATTAA
- a CDS encoding SGNH/GDSL hydrolase family protein, whose amino-acid sequence MKTLVCFGDSITADETFFNGMPRLTPRLQEVFPNWKIVNAGIPGDNTFDALNRIEEDVISYKPDFVTVFLGTNDAVPFSQVSLQAYKENLEKIVNQISSNKVLLISPAPVDEERQHNRTNRVLGQYADVVEEVARETGSYFLNVFAEMIQERDYKRFVENDEKDGLHFGPEGYEYVAKLIGEKLKGIL is encoded by the coding sequence ATGAAAACGTTAGTATGCTTTGGAGATAGTATTACAGCTGATGAAACATTTTTTAATGGAATGCCGAGATTAACACCACGTTTGCAAGAGGTGTTTCCGAACTGGAAAATAGTGAATGCAGGTATTCCAGGTGATAATACATTTGATGCGTTAAATAGAATTGAAGAAGATGTAATATCATATAAACCAGATTTCGTAACAGTTTTTCTTGGTACGAATGATGCAGTCCCTTTTTCTCAAGTGTCATTACAAGCATATAAAGAAAACTTAGAGAAGATTGTGAACCAAATTTCATCAAATAAAGTACTACTGATTAGTCCTGCACCAGTTGATGAAGAAAGACAGCATAACAGAACAAATAGAGTACTTGGTCAGTATGCAGACGTGGTGGAGGAAGTGGCGAGGGAAACAGGAAGTTATTTTCTAAACGTATTCGCTGAAATGATTCAAGAACGGGATTATAAAAGATTTGTAGAAAATGATGAAAAAGATGGATTACACTTTGGACCAGAAGGTTATGAGTATGTAGCGAAGTTAATTGGTGAAAAGTTAAAAGGGATTTTATAA
- a CDS encoding MBL fold metallo-hydrolase, protein MENFVCTTCGVQYAASVEEPVSCHICDEERQYVNQKGQSWTTLESLQTGDTYKNEIIEEENGLYSITTKPGFAIGQTAFLVKTESYRLLWDCITYLDETTIEKIKELGGLDAIALSHPHYYSTQVEWAETFDVPIYIHEDDKEWVMRPSSRIIYWSGESLQLADGLVIHRLGGHFKGGSVLHWEEGNDGKGILLTGDIIQVVADERWVSFMYSYPNLIPLPARKVEEMVNRVKPLQFNRLYNAFHRVVKENANEAVERSAERYIKAIEGKLFHT, encoded by the coding sequence ATGGAAAATTTCGTTTGTACAACGTGTGGTGTGCAGTATGCAGCGAGTGTAGAAGAACCGGTGAGTTGTCATATTTGTGATGAAGAGAGGCAATATGTTAACCAAAAAGGACAATCTTGGACGACACTAGAAAGCTTACAAACAGGTGATACATATAAAAATGAAATAATCGAAGAGGAAAATGGACTTTATAGTATTACGACAAAACCAGGATTTGCGATCGGTCAAACTGCATTTCTAGTGAAAACAGAGTCATATCGTTTACTATGGGACTGTATTACGTATTTAGATGAAACGACAATTGAGAAGATAAAAGAGCTTGGTGGATTAGATGCAATTGCATTGTCTCATCCGCATTATTATTCAACGCAGGTAGAATGGGCGGAGACATTTGATGTACCAATTTATATACATGAAGATGATAAAGAGTGGGTAATGCGCCCGAGTAGTCGTATTATTTACTGGTCTGGAGAGTCATTGCAATTAGCTGATGGATTAGTCATTCATCGTTTAGGGGGACATTTTAAAGGTGGATCTGTCTTACATTGGGAAGAAGGTAATGATGGAAAAGGGATTTTGTTAACAGGTGATATTATTCAAGTTGTAGCGGATGAAAGGTGGGTAAGCTTCATGTACAGCTATCCAAACTTAATTCCACTACCAGCGAGAAAAGTGGAAGAAATGGTGAATCGAGTGAAGCCGTTACAGTTTAATCGTTTATACAACGCTTTTCATCGAGTAGTAAAAGAAAATGCAAATGAGGCAGTTGAACGTTCTGCTGAAAGATATATAAAAGCAATAGAAGGAAAGTTGTTTCATACGTAA